A stretch of DNA from Besnoitia besnoiti strain Bb-Ger1 chromosome II, whole genome shotgun sequence:
GACATAGCAAGGGACGGACCTCCCACGTGAACTTTGGGGCTTTTTCATTCGATGGAAGTGCAAAACACGGAGGTATATACGTGTAGAAGGGGATAACGAGAGAAACGAACAGAGATTTGCAAGAGACACGAGCTCGTGCCGTGCCCCATCCGGCAACCTGTTGGATTCAGCTGCGTGAGGTCTACGCGACAGACACCACACAGTATGCCCCCTGGCATCCTAGCGAAGAACAGTCTCCCCCGATGTGAAATGAGTTAGTCAGGTCGTTATAAATACGTGCCCGATACTGTTACTTTCTGTGCGTTGACTTTTGCCGCATCCCCGCCACGTCTCGTTCAATACGGTTGGATCGTGGATGCGGAAAGGCTCCGCATACAAGACGGCGCTCCAAATTGGCCTCTCAAAGCATCTGCTATCCTTTTTTGTCATCCTTCCTTTTCACTTTCAACGTAGTCGTCATCATCTGGGAAAAATACATgctcacgcggcgccgcaagACCACATCACACAGTTGTCGTGCATGCCGACGAGTcctcgacgcagaggaggtcTGGGCCGTCCAgggtgcagcagcgcgtccaGTCTCCTGTTTTCTAGTTCAGCGTGCAGCTCTGGTATCCGTTTCCGCAAAGCCGCTTTCACTTCCCCGATTTTCCCGCTTGACATTCCATTCGGTTTCTCTTCCGTTCCATGAGCGTATATCCGGTTTTCACTGCCACCCGGGAAAATTCGTCGCCTGAGTGACACACGCCCGCCACTCTCACCGTCGCGCCAACTCTGGTTCCGTTCTGCGGTGTGCGCAATGTTTCTCCGAAGAAAATTGGTTGCGTCTGACTGAAAATTCCGCGTGGAAGGCCAGACGACCTTGCTGCAGTTCATTTCCCGTGCTACCACAATTTGGATCTTTTTTCTGTGGATGAGAGGTCTGTCGCTACAGTGGAGCAGAGTGTTCATGGACCAGGTTACTGCGCCGCCGACTTCTCCAAAGTAGTCGTCTTTCTCCCAGTTTTGCTGATCTCCCGGCCTCTCTTCATTGTCTTCTTGCTTTATCGACGATTTTCTTTCTGCGCTGACCACAGTTATCAGCCTTACTTGCGCTTCCCCCCGTACCAGTCGTAGGATTCGCCTCCAACCCCTGATTGTCTCGCTTCTGCCCAACTCGTACGAGCTTGGTCTCTTCTTGTTGTTGGATATTTTCGCGTTGCTGCTGGCATCGTTCTCAAAACTTAGTGTCTTGCTTTAGTTCGCCGTGTCTGTGCTGAGCAAAATGGAGTCTGCAATTCGTGAACGTGTCGAGCACTGGTTCTCgaagcgcggaggagagggcgaggaggcaagCGGCGACTCGTCCGCTCCTTCCGGAACAGACGAAGAAATGCTCAAGGCTGCAGGAGAAGAAATGGTTGAGCTCATTCTGGACGGCCGCCAGTTCAAGTCCGTTAGTGAAGAAGCGGCTAAGCTCCTCGAGAAATTGACGGTTCTCGGCAAGTTGACGTGCAATCAAACCGGTCTCCACTCCGTCGAAGGCTTTCCGGTCATGCCCAGTGTCAAAACACTGGAGCTCACGGACAACCACATCTCCGCAGGACTGGAGGCTCTGGTCAAGTCTTTCCCTAACCTCAAAAGACTCCAGTTGGGCGGAAACTACTTCCGAACGTATGAGGTCCTCGAGCCCCTGGTAAGCGTGCAGTGTCATTGGTCTTGCCTTCCGCCGGCTGGTCTTTCCTGGGGAAAAATTAAAGAGAAAGGAAAGGACAATACGTGCCAACTCCGGACTGTAGAAGGCAGTGCAGGGAGGTTagcgccagcgcgcgacgagcgTGAAACCGTCGGAGAGATATGGTCTTTGTGTCTTTTAGGGCACCGAACGAAGCTGCACGTTCGTTTGGGCTTTTGGGAGTCTGGGGGTCGccctggcggcgcggactACGCATACAAAGATGCTGTCAATCCGCGTCTTCCGTGAAACGCAGGATTCCTTGACGACGGCGGGTCTCGGGAGACTCAGCACCCAGCATGCCACGGGCATCGCTGACGTGTAGTTCGTTatcgtctccgctgtctcgcaTTCCGACTCAACAGGGAAGGGCAGGTGCTCTGTGGTGTCTGCGAGGCTGCGAATCCCGCCACCCTCGCATCCGTGTAGGCGTCTGTTTTCATTGCCCGTGCGTGTTTTATTTCGTTCTGTGCTCAGAAAGGCTTGGAGAACCTCGAGCACCTGGGCCTCGACATGAGTCCAATCAGCACCTCCAGCGACTATCGTCACAAGGTTTTTGAATTGTTCCCGCGCCTACTCGTCCTCGACTCGACAGACAAGGAAGGCAAAGAGGTTGAGGCTGCGGATtcggacgacgaagacgaggaggaatgTAAGCAGGCGCTCTGCTTCACGTGTCCTAGAGCGATATGCGGCGAGCAGCACAGGGGTAGTTGTGCCCACTTCCGTGCCCGCTTTGCGTCTTTGCTGTCTATAAGCAGCCGCTCTGCAAATGCTCGTGTGCGTATAGATGATTACGCGTGattatgtacatatatatatatatatatatatatatatatatatgtatgaagCCAGTCTCtagttatatatatatatatatatatatatatatatatatataaatgtgtatgtgtgtgaaCGCTcacacgcgccggcggcgccgagtaGAATCAAGCAACGCAGATGGCGTAGCGTTGCTGTGGGGTTTTGCttgcagacgaagacgatgaGGAAGCGGACACGACCTTGAAGGACTTTTATGAGAAGGACCtggaagaggacgacgatgaagacgaagacgacttCAAtcccgagggcgaggaagaagaggacgaagacttCGATGAAGGTACGCTCGCTGGGCGTGTGTGGCTGTGGCAGACCATCAGCTCTTCATGCATTGTCATACATGTGGCGCATGGCTCTCCGCCTAGGCGTCTATCACGTCGGCGCGAGAAAATCCTTTACAGGCGAGGGTTTTGCGCGGCagtcctgcgccgcgtgtgTCGCGTCATGAAGCGAAAGTCGTGTTTTTTGTTTGCGTttcagaagaggaggaggacggcgaagagggccCGGCGGGTgaagacggagaaggcgcagagggtGAAGTGGAcatgaagaagaggcaaaaCGAAGCGGATGATAGCGAGGCGAACTcagcgaagcagccgcgaTTGAACTAGGGCCTTTCTTTCTGGAAGGAGACACTCTGGACGACAAAACTGGAGAAGCGACGAGAGTGATGGAGAGGATAGGGCGGCACCGTGgagagcggaagaggaggggaTTCGAACGAACAGTTTCTTCAGAGAGAAGCTGAGAGGGACATGCACGAAAGGACAGCACAACTGACGAGACTACGTCGACAGAGGCTttgggaggaggcggaggtgTGAGAATGAAGGTGATAGGTATCGAGACGTGAAGATTCGCGGCGTTTGTCGGGAGGGATTTGCCTGTTGTGCCGAGTGTAAGGTATGACTTGTGAGCTGGGAGAGGATGATCGGAGCCCTCGCTGGTGCAGGGTCCGTGGATGTTCGGCTTCAGTTTTTGTttgttgcatgcatgcatgtagaCGCGCCTTCCTTTGTCTCCAGAGTCTCTCtgccctctccgccgccgccgtcgctgggACTTCTCTCCTCCCGTGCGTCTGTGCGTAATTTGGTCTCAAGCCCTCGTCGTTTCTGCAACGAGGTGTGCGGCTTGGGGTGCCGGTGTAGGGTGCTGTGAGGAAGAGTGCGGGGAGTGAGAGATGCAGGCGGGCTTTGTCTTGCTTCAggcgtgtctctgctgccgaAAAGCGAATACCGgacccgcctcgcgccttcgctctgtCACTCCTCAAGCTGTTTCTTTTTGTTTGAGTGGGATATTGCTCGTTTGTGTCTTGACcgtgtctctccctcgctgtgTGCATCGCGTTTTCCTGCGGGGGACTCAttgtttccttctcttcgcgtgTGCATCTGTCGAGAGAAACAACCGCTGTTCATATACGTGCGCGCTCGTgctc
This window harbors:
- a CDS encoding putative lanp (encoded by transcript BESB_037790), with amino-acid sequence MESAIRERVEHWFSKRGGEGEEASGDSSAPSGTDEEMLKAAGEEMVELILDGRQFKSVSEEAAKLLEKLTVLGKLTCNQTGLHSVEGFPVMPSVKTLELTDNHISAGLEALVKSFPNLKRLQLGGNYFRTYEVLEPLKGLENLEHLGLDMSPISTSSDYRHKVFELFPRLLVLDSTDKEGKEVEAADSDDEDEEEYEDDEEADTTLKDFYEKDLEEDDDEDEDDFNPEGEEEEDEDFDEEEEEDGEEGPAGEDGEGAEGEVDMKKRQNEADDSEANSAKQPRLN